CATGACAGACGAACCTAAACCATGGTCTATCCGGGGCGTTCATCCCGAGGTGCGGAATGCCGCTCTGGCCGCCGCCAAAAGAGAGGGGGTCACGATTGGCGAGTGGTTAGACAGAGCCATTCGGTCTCACGTTAAAAACGGCAGAAATCCAACAGAAAACCTGTCAGACGTTCCTGTCAAACAGACGCCAGACTTGTCTGACGCAGAACGTCTCGTCAGCATGATCGCCCAGCTTTCGGAAGCCGGTGCACCGGTCCCGAAATCCGTCTCCAGCAAAGCCTATGCTCTGATCCGGGACAGCCTCAAAGGAGTGCAGCAACAACACAGGGCGGCCCTGCCCTCTCCTGAGCAGGATTGATGGATTTACCAGATTTTGAGGTCAGGCAGTCAAAGCGTACATCTTCTTTCTGAGGATGCACCGCAAGACAGGACACCGTTAAGCACTACAGGTGCGCATAAGGTTTATGTGAAGTAGTCACGCCGTTAGCGTGGGCCTACTTCACCTGTCCTGCCCAACTTTTACAAGATATTTTGACGGCATAAACGGTTATAGCCGAGCGTAAAACTCGGTTATTTTTTGCAAATCATGGTTATATTTTTTTGTCATTCTTGGTTATTTTTTAGCAGGGCTGATTTGGATCATCCAAAAAATAGAGAGTGAAATTTTAGCGGCTAAAATTTTCTGAAAAATTTGATCCTCTCTTTTGCTTTGTCTGTCCCATTGGATAGACAAACCTCTCCCATTACTCCCTGCTTCCTGAGCCTTTGGATCGTCTCGTTTGCTTGGTGTGAGAGGGGGGTATCAGGTCTTTCCCCTATATCCCGCCTCTTGAGGTGTCTGCCCGCTTTGCATACGGGTCAGAATCTCCAGCCACTCGTCTTTCGTATGCCGCGGATAGGGTTGATTTATATTTTTGGAATAGGTTTCCGCTGTAAAAATGTCAGTCTGAAGAAAGCGCTGTTTCCTGCGGGCCAGAGCCTCTCGTAACTGCTGCGCATAGTGTCGGGCCGCAACCTTGGCCTGCTCTAGTGGCTTCAGCACCAGTCGATACAGATTGGAGCCACTCACCATACGGCCCTGACGCTTCACCCGACGCCGGGTGCGCTCCACAAGACCAAGGAGGTAGGCTTTCTCAAGGCTGCGGATGACTGTTCGAGCTGAACAACCCGCACGTGCTGCTATGGCTTCATGGCTGGGAAAGAGACCGTGTGGACCCTCAAAGGAGGCGAGCGCCTGTAAGACCAGATGTG
Above is a genomic segment from Komagataeibacter medellinensis NBRC 3288 containing:
- a CDS encoding helix-turn-helix domain-containing protein, which encodes MSQTFSSQLWTLTQSRMISGKTHLVLQALASFEGPHGLFPSHEAIAARAGCSARTVIRSLEKAYLLGLVERTRRRVKRQGRMVSGSNLYRLVLKPLEQAKVAARHYAQQLREALARRKQRFLQTDIFTAETYSKNINQPYPRHTKDEWLEILTRMQSGQTPQEAGYRGKT